The Diceros bicornis minor isolate mBicDic1 chromosome 23, mDicBic1.mat.cur, whole genome shotgun sequence genomic interval CTTCTGATTAAGGAACTCACTGCCCATAAATGAAGTGCAGCAATGGacccatgctcatggaattcactggtcttttCCTGTTCCCCACCATCTGAAGCCGCTGACTTGAGAGAAGAATAGGCGTGTGAAGACGGAGTTACAGTACTACTACCTAGGTGGCAATACCTTGCAGGTTTGGGGCAGTGTTCCCCAGGAAGCTGCTTATGCTCTAAATCAGTATCCATTATATAGCACTGATTTTCTCATAGCCGGGATTCACAAGTCCAGCAATCAGGGGTGGAAATGCGAGGGGCACCGTTCACTACTACCACTGTTACCCCTCATGATCCActagcataattttttttcatgttcatGTGACCTTATGCTCTACTGGTTTAGGGATCTTCATTCCAAAGGGAGAAAACACGTTGATTTCATTGGACTGGAAATTAAGACTGCCACCCAGCCCCTTACGGCTCCTCTTGCCTCTGACTCTACAGGCAAAAGGAAGAGAGTTTCCATGCAGGCCGCGGTGATTGATCCTGATTACCAAGAGGAAACTGGACTGCTGCTCCACAATGGAGGTAAGGAATACAGGAGACTCCTTAGGGTTTTCTTAGTATCACGTGCCCTGTGATTAacgtcaatggaaaactacaagaaACCAGTCCAGGCAGGACTACGAATGGCTgtgacccttcaggaatgaaggtcagGTTCTACCACTGAAATTGAAAAGGGTTTGCAAAGAACCACAaccagctgaggtgcttgctgaggCAAAGGGAATATGAAGTGGGTAAtggaagaaggtagttataaataccagctatgaaAGGGTGACTACCTGCAAAAACATggagtgattgttatatttcttccttattcagGTATGAATAAGTTTGAGtacttttgtgtattttgtacACTAGTTAAATTTACATAAGTTTAAAAAAGCAGTAAAAGATTGAGTGATATGTACCGTTGTGCAAACGTGATTCTCTTATGGATGACTGTAAGTGCACTTTTGACAAATGGATGCCCAAAGGTGCAATAAATTGTCGCCCTTCTGCTATATCATTGGGCACAAGGGTTATTAAATGTTGCTACACGCAGGATCAGTTCTCAGGAGCCTCACAGTCCTGCAGTAGAAACCCTGTGGGCACCCTTGACTACCTCCTCGTCCTGATTAGACATGGGAGCTGGCGCTTCTCTTTCTATTTGGAGGTAAAGTATAGTCTTCCCTATTTTTCCTTtagcaaatcactttcctggatggctgtgccatgtcaggaagggcctgggctgctgggaaccaggatgtaTGCTCAACACCAGCTTGCACTGTAAAGgcctccctggcagagtccagcctgctgtgtgtctgaaggacacttgcagccttctgaTGGAGGAGGATAGCTCAGAACTGCCAAGAAATTCATCTGggccttgtcttacagggtgtttccagacgTGATGTTCAAAAAGCCACGTGGGAACCCTTTAGTTCCTGGTCATGGGATGGGTTCTCagggtgagctcagagcagtgtctgttcaccaccagatgggaagcacttCAGTATTTTGATTGGTAAGACTGTGTCCATTCATGGCCATGGATCATCAGTGTGGTGGCTTTCCCTCAATGGACCTGCCTACACCCTCCCctctcatgcctcatctttcaaagctcccaacAGGAAAAGTTCACAGCCTCCAtgacacataaccacagcacaaggcTGTGGAAAATAACACAGCCATCCCAGGGGGCTACAAAATCTATAGGTTGAGGCCCATCTAGCCCTTTAGGACACGTCAGTAATATCatgactgagtgtgtaaactggcgAATGTCAGAGACCATGGACTTCAGAACTACACAAACCCAGAAGCCACCTTGGCATGCAACGGAGAGGGTGGCGGTTTTCTGTGGCCAAACAGAGGGACCCATAGCCTGGGAAATGAAAACCCGTCCCTGATCCACCAGATCAACTCCCTCAGGGAAGAGTGGCCACAATGTACctgacagaggctggggcctccagGACATTTCCTCCTGAAACAGCATTACATAAGTACGTGCAGGGATGCTGGAGAGCCTAGTGTGTAGGCAGCATAGACATGATGGAAGGAGGCCCAGATgtggccttaaaagctgcatcacaaatcttcaCCTGTGGAtagaaaacaagcaggaaaaggaagtcagagacctggacaaggatcccaggaggattcaaatctaggtcaggggtgaacacggagcccctagaggggcctgaggagggaaagtcctgcctgcctttagaccatttacaagagaccttcctcgggccttgtcctctccctgtgcacgttttgatatttttacattgttttccccacttacagctgatgcaattccagaggttgaactagaaaactacaagttcctaaaatgtgatcaaaagaaacctcaacaagagaagcagaaactattccctcttcctccagaatgtagaaaggcagcccctgcctgtggcacggcatggtcctgggtagtgctgttttaaagacacccacatttcagtggttgttgctctgcctgtgaaagtaccttcaaccttaaatcccaagagaatgggcagcgggccgtgtctgctcctggagcagctgaatgatactgaaatgaacttgtcctctgacttagggggacttgggagtgtccccactggccagggaaggggctggcccttctcccttctcctacatacaataagctgatgacccagaagagttcttgattcaaggagaaacgTGAGATTCTATGTCtcccttacatgcctacagaaagccacagaaccacaccacaactcccaggactttaataaaatattcaaatatggcatttattatttacaacacataACTACTGTCCTTCCCCAATGGGTGACTAGATGCTGGGGTAgacatgtcagggagctggggtggggtcgtcctcGCTCTCTTGGGCTTCACggggccccaggaatcagcttgcaatgctccccttcccatcaggtgggaggagccggtccggtgcatcgcaagcgtcccagctgtgtccccgctgctgaggatgcggctgtgattggccactggtacggggctcggtgttggggcctgggggctgagtagaagagtcgggttatcttgggggggcctccctcagaaccaTGGCGccacaccctgtccccactgcactgggtgctccagtccctgtgctcagtgctgtcagccaccagtaccccatttgtccctgtcaCATGAGCGaccatttagtatcacctattttacagaggaggaaacagagtctcaggaagctggagagagtcaccccagtcacaggactgctcagtagtggagctgggatcccagtgccagctgtccgacttgCAAAAgccacgcttagcccgaagctttactgaacccctaggagtcagtcaccccggcccagacactcactcacccctgaccttgatgatggccggttcttcttggccttgagtattctgctggccaactaggcctGGGGGcctagctggcaggacaggctgtagctacaggacagagaagcACCtatgagcctaccaggagccacaccacAGGtgccccccactgcctgcccagcagctggagtctgggtgtcccagaggtcacaACAcgataaggcctggggctgaccagggggccacggagacaggctctctggactggccaacagggagggtccacctctgccctcagccaactcctgcccggcctcacctatcattctcattgagcagctccatgtcctggaaccaggccccaaatcgctcctcgggctctaggttgtaattctttgcagccacctggagcagcaggatctccctcatgactcggtattcctggggccagagggaaggagaggatgcagacagggcctgggtgggggatgctgcaggggccttgtggggggtgagaagtggggcaggggaccagtcctggcaaccctccttccctccagtcccatccaggctctacctgttctcagaaggggaataatcagcccctcctccaggaagttttccttgacgcCAtgctcccctcaacccacccgccaattggatggatctccctcttctctgttatcaaactcttcctctCAATCTAAGATACAGGGGGGTGgggccagggactgttctgcccagagggtctctgatttccacctccttcccctcccctgcagggagggccacagctgctcacctcagtccttttctgaaggttgatctcattcccctggaaggcagacagccaaagtccatcagacagagccccccagCCTGACTAGCCCTCCAATGCCCAGcccttctcatggtgcacgactgccaggtccccagagggggccgggcatgcagagaaaacaggacttggacctaggctgggctctgggctccagaggaggaggacaggggggtgaggctgagggacctggcagcacaaccctctctgatgacagacttggaggctgaggcctcaggcagaggggactgctcagccacttacgtgctgcctgacttggggggaccCGACATCTCTCTCccccatgggcagcatgggacggagaggctgagtccagctcagataaaacctcacgcagctgtgccatcaggcagctctgagcttccccagcctggggaaccagaatgggtgtctcaggcggagcctgtgttcactcatccctaagatgggcctgatgccccagctcccaggggcggctgcgaggctctcatgagagatgtgccaagtgctgagagctcagagctcagttcgggggctcctgcatccccaggctcaggatcctggtcctccctgcctggtccccatgttcacccacctcgagataatcacgcatcgccaggtgcagcatcagccggtcaccgaggaaagtgccaaggtaggggacgacaccctgtcacATGGGGGTTCGGGTgagatgagcccttgctctcaagtcgtccctgtgcagaccctcccctgaaaagtcctcaccctcagcctcctggcccaacccagggttcccacggggagcagcctaggacccttagcagactcccctcaattcctcctcccttcacaccgcAAGAATACCcatactcctcctcctcacctcccagggctggcttctggcaaatcacagggtatgcggtccctgggcCTCCccacaacccatcctgcaccagctcttccaggccccacTCCTGGTCACTTATACTGGGGgactcaggcactgtggcaccaggaggaagggccctcctctcttgatttgaggcccccagctgggagggcagagtcccacccccacaggcacactcacctgctgctgctgctgtttctcctgcactctctgggggatgatctccgggggggcaaacgtggagggcccctcctgccagggtcgaggacagtgtcagcaggccatactcccctcaccccatttctctccagcaccactggcctccgaccctggacatctgacttgagtcaactagtaccaatgccactccatcctccaaggtcttgtgattctagaacaaaccCAGCTCCAACTCGCACTCTAGGTGTGAGCTTGGGcctgtggcctggcctccccgagcctgtttcctcatctggaaagtgtgagaactccagctacctcagaggttctcctgaggactcagtggcaTATGACTGCCATCGTTgtcctcgccctcacccctccgtgtggagcaggcagaaagctcccacattcctttcctccttcttatctcatcaccaccgtatgaggcctgcaccacacaatcaccatccctccacttccgagatgaggaggcagaggcccaaacaggggcagtgagttgctcaggggcccacagaggagaggccgcttgcccctcccagccagaggcccagtTCCAACgtcctcacctaacccccgccccaccactgaccacagtactgtcccctgagctctcaaagcgtgGTCCTGGGCCGAGCTGTGGATGGAGAAGATGAGGTGTCTTGGGAGTCCGGTTGAGTGGCtcttgcctgccccagtcccatggagtgtctggcccccaagctgggacagaggccgtGCAAAAGCctactcctccccaaggaacccctcaggacattcccctgcactgaactctttctttatccactcaggaactggactcCCAAGGTGCCATCTccgatcaacagggaagggggtgacaggaagctttgcttcctcgtttacatgaagctcccaACGTCCTTTCAGAAAGATCCACTAAGAATCtgtcagttgcctagacgcttcacataagccacctggggcatatgtcattgccaactgggcactcaggtgagactcctgtggttggctccagtgactgctctaggggttcCGGAGggggtcccagaatgcacacacatctgtctctggtccagatGTTCAGAACAAAggctgagcagcctgtttgtccacctgggccacggGAATCCCCTGCCATGCCCgaacctggggcaggcagggtggcctccccttggagacatggtgaagacacaaggagcagcaggggcctggcttcttgaggacaggtttaggctgagggctaaacccaccccaaccacccaacagcctggaagaagctacatccagcaggatggacgtgcttggaagccagagacctgctgatggtgccagctcggcaactcctcctggaacagcccagccaacaccaccgAGTCCCAGGACCAGGGGGTCCTCGTGCCCACAACGGCACCCCACCCGCCCGTGGAccaaacagatccctctgcttgttaatctggacaagacagacgggaatgtttcagagaacgttcaagtgagaaactatcaaaccacagcctgcccagtccccctttCTCCctcgcccctcctctctttccagacgtccagcctccactctatcttggtcatcaatTCTCTTCTCAAGGACTTGTcatggctatagagctccttaagtttttccgAGCCCTCCCTGAGGggagtggaaagaaggaaggataaattgggggataatgtgaggggtctgagtgcaaatcccttttctttgcaaacccaagagatgcaacctgcctggaggagtgttctcactgggctcctctgagcgctaaggtctcgtgggactgggcgggggctctcctgttggtcactggggtctccattccccagctctacagagcacctctgttttgaccactttgagtttcaactgggcctAGAGTTCTGTTgccataaacacttgaaaatctccaatgtggctcaaccctggcatttagggaaactgagtcctgaagcagaactggtgcactaaggacccagggaggcttagagacccctcaccgaggcccaggccctgtccccagcatttgctgcctcccaggagttcccacgtGACTGAGGgggcaatggcagacatacgagagatcccccatccaccctgatcctcctatggagaggggcctacccaccgggaaacatCCGCCcacgtgttcttcaggtggcttatggaggttttctgcagagcagagatgacagcgcggagcgaggagaagttcttcaggatctcgcactcctggggaagggaagagaatgagctgtgaggtggggcgctggagaCCTGcgtgctctagcttcagtccccttctatttaaatctcccctcctggatgagacagattctcagagagccccagaagggcacatttaggacccagagagtaacactcacagggaggaggattttagctcaacccagggaaggagccagggaggaagtgagcatcctcccactgggacctggagtcaaggtcagcgggcccctggcaggaagggcctagggactgtgcaggggcttagaccacacactgcaatcctgggagctgataaaggtggagaggccgttcccaaggctccagagatgggctccactgggcctcccgcagcacacctgggccacctggatccagtgctccaccaccctcaccctgtcctgggccgtcatgctcgggtccccgaggcaggtggtgacgacgaggctgaccacccttctgaagtggtcgacggtggcctggacggtgggtgccaggtgctcattgccgggcttgttcctcttgccccaggtggagcccaggcactgagagggcaccaccttccggaagagctcctggggaacagggggagtgtcacccagccctgccacaccccagctctgtgtctaCCGCCCCCAAAGTGCCACACAGGGGTCacggtttagagctggagctcaggaagctcaggatgtggtctgagccttgtgagagtccctgggttttcttctctgtccactgcgggcacccagcacaggatgacccaggacccaatactggcagggaagggagggggcatttgcacccagcccgtcctggctaactccaagctccagacggtggctcaactaggctcatcccaagggggcatcttccaccaccctgatgccccctctggtcccac includes:
- the LOC131420599 gene encoding ral guanine nucleotide dissociation stimulator-like isoform X3; the protein is MPLGIWQEAAKAPAAELQPAAEAGQWTVVEVELAPAPSIPPPLALEPASPPSAVLELEQGPTSAPAGVGAAELESPGPSLLVGSPSPPVAIKEGEKKPNLTAFPPKLVAEQLTVMDAELFRKVVPSQCLGSTWGKRNKPGNEHLAPTVQATVDHFRRVVSLVVTTCLGDPSMTAQDRECEILKNFSSLRAVISALQKTSISHLKNTWADVSRRGPPRLPPRRSSPRECRRNSSSSR
- the LOC131420599 gene encoding ral guanine nucleotide dissociation stimulator-like isoform X2 — protein: MAPAAELQPAAEAGQWTVVEVELAPAPSIPPPLALEPASPPSAVLELEQGPTSAPAGVGAAELESPGPSLLVGSPSPPVAIKEGEKKPNLTAFPPKLVAEQLTVMDAELFRKVVPSQCLGSTWGKRNKPGNEHLAPTVQATVDHFRRVVSLVVTTCLGDPSMTAQDRVRVVEHWIQVAQECEILKNFSSLRAVISALQKTSISHLKNTWADVSRRGPPRLPPRRSSPRECRRNSSSSR
- the LOC131420599 gene encoding ral guanine nucleotide dissociation stimulator-like isoform X1; its protein translation is MPLGIWQEAAKAPAAELQPAAEAGQWTVVEVELAPAPSIPPPLALEPASPPSAVLELEQGPTSAPAGVGAAELESPGPSLLVGSPSPPVAIKEGEKKPNLTAFPPKLVAEQLTVMDAELFRKVVPSQCLGSTWGKRNKPGNEHLAPTVQATVDHFRRVVSLVVTTCLGDPSMTAQDRVRVVEHWIQVAQECEILKNFSSLRAVISALQKTSISHLKNTWADVSRRGPPRLPPRRSSPRECRRNSSSSR
- the LOC131420599 gene encoding ral guanine nucleotide dissociation stimulator-like isoform X4, which translates into the protein MPLGIWQEAAKAPAAELQPAAEAGQWTVVEVELAPAPSIPPPLALEPASPPSAVLELEQGPTSAPAGVGAAELESPGPSLLVGSPSPPVAIKEGEKKPNLTAFPPKLVAEQLTVMDAELFRKVVPSQCLGSTWGKRNKPGNEHLAPTVQATVDHFRRVVSLVVTTCLGDPSMTAQDRVRVVEHWIQVAQECEILKNFSSLRAVISALQKTSISHLKNTWADVSRITRPWRMEWHWY